The nucleotide window aaattccaaaatctaaccctaatacaaacaatactataacatatgttattaaaccctaaaccaaagacTTTTCGGAGTCTTCCAGAccctataatcaaataactaagcaaaaaaaaaaaaacacttcttTAAATTTCAAAGAAActtgtggaagcaccgtagcctattcgttaaggtttaaagacttctacgcccaggtctggggttcgaaccccagactatgcaatttcttgcagattacaggaaatccaagTTTCAAGTCCTGGAGAAGAGCGATTTATTAATGCAGACTACAAAAAGAAAGATTTACAAGGAAatttcaacatggtgcaagtaaatctggtcatgaatggatcttcataggacggctcagatgatgcagttaggcgtagatcttcataaggcaggtagtattgtcggttatcgatttgtctatgtaatctttctcataaaCGTTatgtcataataaatcagcgttaaaaaaaaattaaaagaaacttagaaaatgtttaaaacaAGTTGATAGTCATTAAACACATATAAGTCAAACTAAAAACagttaaaaatataagatttcaaaatttaacCCAAAAATACCAACAATACTATAATATACgttacgaaaccctaaaccaaaggctatcatgactcaatctacattcactcatctatgttaaaaataattcaaatttagtaaaactaaatttccatcatttagaaatgtttattaatacatgattttgattttttatctttcaaaatatttttcataaaattttttAACTACTTTTAAGATCTAATACATGAGAAGACTTCCTCTAGAAGACTTCTGGAAGACTTTGATTTAGGCGGGAAAcctaaaattttctaaaatttagatGGGAACActaaattctactaaaatttaggTGAGATATGTTGTGAGTCTTCCAGACCCTATAATCAAATAGCTAAGCAAAAATACtttattaaacttttaagatatttagaaagtgtttaaatcaagttattagaTAGTCACTAAAGACATACatgtcaaattaaaaaaaaaaaaagatttcaaaatctaaccGTAAAATTACTAACAATACTATAAgatatgttaccaaaccctaaaccaatgaCTATCATGAGTTAATCTACATTCACTCATCTAcgttgaaaataattcaattttagtaaagctaaatttacatcatttagaaatgtttattattacatgatttcaatttttttcccttcaaaatatttttaataaaaaatttaaattattttaaagatatattGAACGAAAAGACttacaaagaacaaagaaattTTTTCATGTGGAAGGTTATAATGGTAAAACTCAatacatgttttttgtttggtcataaggaggttgttgtaatttcactagctttttgggttacttttgcatttgactgaattTAAAGTACACTGTTgtattcaaaatcaagttttgagttattttgacaatttcatcaatatataattGAAAGGATTAAAATaacagaatcccctagacactatttgagaagtgatttaATGCATGTTCTttctatgttaaaaataattcaaatttagtaaaactaaattttcatcatttagaaatgtttattaatacatgatttcgattttttctctttcaaaatatttttcataaaatttattaactacTTTTAAGATCTAATACATGAGAAGACTTCGTCTAGAAGACTTCGTCTAGAAGACTTCGTCTAGAAGACTTCGTCTAGAAGACTTCTGGAAGACTTTGATTTAGGCGGGAAAcctaaaattttctaaaatttatatggGAACActaaattctactaaaatttaggTGGGATATGTTAGAAGACTTTTTGGGAAGTCTTCTGTGAGTCTTCCAGATcctataatcaaataactaagcaaaaatactttattaaacttttaagatatttagaaagtgtttaaatcaagttttgagttatttttgacaatttcatcaatatataattgaaaggattaaaataacaaaatttcctATACActatttgagaagtgatttgATGCATGTTCTTTCTACAACCACACTTTCACAGAAACTGTGACATGACTACTAAAATTGATGACATGTAATATGCTAAATATGACATGGACAATTACATGTAgtattgattaatatttttggtaaatgttttagaatATGGTAGTAGCTAatacattacatttaatgttgatttatattcttggtaaactttttaaaatatatagtaataactcatatatcatcattaaaataaatttattcaaatattacattacaaactttaaaatattatttaattctatATTTTATAACCATACAATTTTtactaataaaattttcaaaaatttctacaattttataaaaaaaaatttataaatttttagtcataatatcattattttcttttatatatctacaaattttataaatactgtttagttttaatatttgataattataaaaaaatttatatcaaatttaattaatattatacaaactgatttaatatatttaaccaaaagaaatagataaaaatctatctaacattaaaatgtgtatatattttaatataatttaaaataaaaaatattttctcttaattttatttttaattaaatcaaatttatattaaaatattggtaaaaaatttataaaacctataatattagtaaaattttattgcTGTACATGGTATAGAAAAACACCtagtttataatatatttgaacagtgaaacttaaaatataaagttaatttGAAGTATGGAAACTCCTAATACAATGGACTAGCGttaagaaaaataaagtgaATACTTTTTTCCTTACTGTATATTACAGCTTTTTAACTAACAACTTTTTATGCATTTTATGGAAATGTGATAAgcataaatcttttttttttttgaaaaggaacATAAATCCAAGgtaagaggaaaaaaaaagaagcaaaaataGATTTCCAAGTTTCCAAGTTTgtcagaaaataaaaatacatttcatCATCCACTATTAGTTATCTACGTGTCAGGTCATGATTTGTGGAATGCTTTTAAAATTTAGCTTACTATATTTTTCTTGAATagcaaaaatagaaaaaaccAATAGAATTCGAGGTAATTCACTGTTTCCAAATTTTCTGAAATCCAAACTTGTACATTCTGTGTTTTGATCGATGGAGAAGAGAGACCTTTTTTCACAGATGATTGCAGGAGAAATGATAAAGTGTCTCTGCAtttagagaaagagagagagagagggagggaaaggatttgttttatttttgtgttcttGGGAGAGAAGAAAAGATGGAGAGTTTCAGTGAAACGGATCACGAGGAGGTGGCGGCGAAGATGACGTCGGAGGTGGGCGAGAATTTTGAGGATGAAGGGTTGGTTTCGAACTCGACATTGGAGAAAGTTGCTGCAGCGAAGAAGTATATAGAGGACCATTACAACAAACGCATGAGACACATCCAGCAACGTAAAGAAAGGTGGAACCTTGTTTTTCGCACACCATCTGTTCGTTTATATTCCTAAGAGCTGTATGAACGTTTGCTTCGTTTTGATTTGCAGGCGTTTGGTGCTAGAACAAAAGATAGCATCTTTAGATGTATCAGAGAAAGAACAACTCGAGTTGCTTGAGGATTTGCAGAGGAAAGAGACTGAGTATACTAGGTTGATGAGGAACAGGCTCTGCGTTGATGATTTTGATCTTCTCAGTATTATTGGTAGAGGAGCTTTCGGCGAGGTTAGTCTCTTTGAACACTTGTAGTTGTAGCATTAGACCcactttaattgtttttttttttttggtaaatgtggGATCTTTCTTAGGTAAGGCTATGCCGTGAGAAAAAGACTGGCAACATTTACGCcatgaagaagctgaagaagtcTGAAATGCTTAGTAGGGGGCAAGTGAGTCTTACGAATGATCTCATTTTACTCTCTTTGCTTTTATATATAAGCATACAAGTCTAAGATACCCTTTTGGTTGATCCTTCTAAATAGGTTGAGCATGTTAGATCTGAGAGGAACTTGCTAGCAGAAGTTGCTAGTGACTGTATTGTGAAGCTTTACTATTCGTTCCAAGATCCAGAATACTTGTACCTTATCATGGAGTATTTGTCCGGTGGTGATGTGATGACTTTGCTTATGAGGGAAGAGACTTTGACTGAGACCGTCGCTCGGTTTTACATTGCACAAAGTATTTTGGCTATTGAGTCCATACATAAACATAACTATGTTCACAGGTTGGTTCCGGCTCTCATTAAGATAAATGCAGCGTTAAACTGGATATGCATATTGAAGGTAGATCTTTTGTAGGGATATAAAACCAGACAATCTTCTGTTGGACAAGCATGGTCATATGAAGCTGTCAGATTTTGGTCTTTGTAAGCCTCTCGATTGTAGAAACATTTCGGCCATGAACGTAAATGAGCCTTTGAATGATGAGAATACAAATGAATCAATCGATGATGATGAGAACTGCTCAATAGGACGCCGTGGAAGGCGTTGGAAGAGCCCATTGGAACAGCTGCAGCATTGGCAGATAAACAGAAGAAAACTGGTATAGAACCGAACTCTGTTTATGATAGTAGTCTTTTACTCATATCACATTTGGGGAGTGCCTTAAACTGCTTCTTTGGATTTTGCCTGCTCTTGTTTTGAAACAGGCATATTCAACTGTTGGTACCCCTGATTATATTGCTCCTGAAGTGTTGCTGAAGAAGGGATATGGTGTAGAGTGTGACTGGTGGGTCACTGAGAATATCTTTTAGATTATTCTCCGTAGAACTGTGCCTCTTATTATCTGTTCTTTCTGTTTCATAACTTAAGGAGCATCTACTAGTTGATCTGACATGTTTCTAACTCCTTTCATCGACCCATACACATTTCATTTAATTGCAGGTGGTCTTTGGGAGCCATTATGTATGAGATGCTCGTTGGTTATCCCCCATTCTACTCAGATGACCCCGTGACAACATGTAGAAAGGTCTCTTTGCTACTATATTACAGTAATTTTCACTTTTTTCTTTAAGAAGGATCCTATTGATGCTGAGATAGTTATAAATGGAGGACGTGTTGAACATTTCCAAGTTGCTTTGCTGTATTACTGTCAGGATCTTCGcacaatttatttttatcttcgAATACATAAATTGACATTTCTGTGCATTTTCCCAATGTTTTGCATAATGTGCTTTTAGATCGTGAGCTGGAGAACTCAACTTGTATTCCCAGATGATGCAAGGTTGACACCTGAGGCACGAGATCTCATTTGCAGCTTGCTTTGCGATTCTGATCATAGGCTTGGTTCTCATGGAGCCGGAGCTGAGCAAATCAAagtatgtaaatatattttaaacaaacaTTGTTTGTTCTTCTCTTGTCTGTCACATCCATATCTTGACAAAACAAGACACATCATCTAGGCTCATCCTTGGTTCAAAGATGTGGAATGGGAAAAGCTATATGAGATGGATGCAGCTTTCAAGCCAGTAGTCAATGGAGAGCTTGATACCCAGAATTTCATGAAATTCGATGAGGTAAAAAAAGAACTACCATCTCAGGGATTATCAAGTTCTTATTATCTCTTTTAACTGAGGCATCAATATCATCTTCTGGTTCTTCCTTAGGTGGATTGTCCAAAACCAACAAGAACAGGATCTGGACCTTCATGGAAGGTACCCACAATTCTTAAGGAAAATCGTATCTTCTTATTGCTCTCTACTTACCAGACCTTGTCCTGTGATCGTAGGTGAGCATAACCCCTCAAAATATCAATTTTGTGGGATATACATACAGAAACTTTGACGCTGTCCGTAGCTCTCGCCATTCTTTAGGTGCTAactcttcttctttgttttctgATTAACACCATTTATCTTGCGCACTGTCGAGCTACGCATCTCATAGTTTCTTGAATGCAGATATCAAAGGAAGCCTTTCGCCACCACGCTCATCAACTGACTCCACCCGAAGTAAGCCTTGTtattattggaaaatatggTTTTGACTAAGTTTCCATGCCTTAACTTCATTTTAAATCTCAGGTGACTCTGCCATTGATTACGCACTACTCTCTACCGTTGATGCTTCACAACAATGACTCAATCTaagtcatcatcttcttcttcttctacaaaACATTCCTCTGCAACTTTTGTGTGTTTCTTGATCCATTGAACTTTATTTTCTTTGGCAATGTACAGTCAATAATTGCTTGCAATTGCATAGGGAAGAGAAGATCCTGAGGAATCTTTCTCTTTCAGCAGCTTCTGTTTTgccttttgtttttatttcgtGGCGATTTATTTTATATGCCCAGAAATGGCCGTTCATGTATTTTTCTTGTACGGCCGTTTTCCTTGTGGCAGTTTCTTTCCCGCCATTGTGTTTACTGTTATTGTTAGCAATATCCAAACACCAGTTTGATCATCTtcctttctgtttttttttttttttgaacttaatcttcctttctgtttttgtttgtaaataTTGTTAGCTCTTGCCtcttgttaataaatttatcaattcaTTTAACAGGATAACATATTTGTTTAAACTTCTAtagaattaaattatatttgctaagaatatatatattttatatttaaatatatatataaattataataagttgtggattttattttatttaaaatatgttaaactAGAAAAATTAGTTTGTTAATTTACTTAATGAACAGGATAAAtgtaattaaaatttcattaattaattatcaacaataaaaattcatttgattatattgttttagttttataccaaaattcagaaatataaataaaaatagtcaTCACTATATTTCAAAAAACTTGGCAAAAAAGGTctaaagaaaatttaatataataagtGATGTAAAAGTTATAAgttattatcatatttaaattttttgccaaaaatataaactttttaaaGTAAATTATACATATTCTAATTAATTGATGCCATGTCACAATTTCTTAAAACCATATTATTCTTTTGGTGGTCATGACACATAAACAATgaatgttttaagaaaattaattactttgtttgtttttcctGGCCCATTGTGGATACTTACTTATATTTGCTCTTTTCAATGCTTCTAATTAAAACTTGAATAATCACACTTGTCAACTGTAAAGGTAGTAAAATCAATCATACAAATAATGTAATCAGTAAATTAGCTTATATAAGTTCACTGTCTAATGTTCTATCAAAACAACACTAATCTAGTGATTAATTATTTTGTGAACAGAATTCGTCGACGAAAAGCCAGAGGAGGCCGGCCCATATAATAGTTTGCTTGGAGGGAGCCGGCTCGGCTCGTAATGTTTACAAACTTACCCTTACTCTCACCAAGGAAGGGCCACGTATACCTGAGGAGATATTCGTAATTTCGATTTCATCGCCGATGCTGCAACGAAACAAAGGCCCTTGGTTTGGTTCCGCTACGATCGATCCCGTCCTCTCATGGCAACCACGTTGCTTAATTTCAGACGTTCGAGCTCTTTACGTAACGATCTAATCCTCCTCAACCCCTCTGGTTTTTGATTCCTGAGGTATGTTTTCGTTTCTTCCATCTTTTAATTCTGAGATAATTAGGGCTCAATTGAAGATTCATTCTCCTTTTAGTTCTAATTTGCTACTTAAGAGTTCTAATTTTCATAAGTACTAGGCCAATGCAGAGTAGCTGTAATTTAAGTTAATTCAAGAGATCTTTTACTATTGATTATTTTCATGTTCAAATTCTACATGAAAAGGCTTATGGCGTTTACTTGATGTTTATGTTCAATTGCAGGTGcatcttaaattaattatttgagAGCTGAGAATAATTGTAGCATTTATGTGCTACAGCTTGTCATACGCCACTGTGTATTTTAGTTTTACATAACACTTTCGAGAATGTCAGCACCTGGGAAGTTTGATTATTCTTCCGCTGCGCCTCTATACAGATCTAACTTTGCCGCGCAGATGGAAAGATCAAGTAGCTTTCCTGAACGTCCTGCCCCATCATCTCATCCAAACATGTTGAGAGGCACTTCACCACTAGCGCAAACCGATGTTACAAATTTCTTCCAGTGTTTGCGTTTTGATCCTAAGGTGGTTGCCGCGGATCACAAGTCTATTCGTCAAGGTGACTTTAAGCGGCATGTTAATTTTGCTCTTGGAATACAAGGAGACGAGTCTCCTAGTACTGCATTGAAAGGGAAGTTAATTCCAGAAGAGATCAAAAGACTAAAGGCTAGTCTGCGCGAAAACAATGTCAAGGCCAGGTAGTTTAGCCACCACACAAGATAGTTAGTTGTGTTTGAAGTTACTCTTTTGGCTAACTTTTACCCTTTTGGTCGCAGGGAGCGGGTAAAAATTTTCAACGAAGCTTCTTCTGTATTTAACAAGTTTTTCCCAAGTGTTCCTACAAAGAAGAGGTCTCGACCAGAAGGTTTCTCTGGTGATCGCTTGGCATCAGGATCAGGGCTAAGCAAAATGGGCATTCAAGGTCAGACCCTCCTGGCTGGTGGTTTTGAGCTTGACCAGCAAATGTTGGATGAACGACCTAAAAGTGGTGTTCCAAATAAGCGAACACGTACTTCCATGGTAATTCCTGGCAAAACTTCATTTAATGTATTACCCGTATGGAGTTGTTTTAGTTGATATCTTGTTTCGTCCTTGAACAAGTAACCCTCATATGCTATATTGCACTTCTCTGTCCGCATTTTATGCATGCTTCTGGTTACTGGGAAGGTGGATAGTTTGAACAAGTTTTGGTGAAAAAAATGGATACTGGTAACAAATGGTAGCTTTGGATAAAGTATAGAAACTCGTTACTTGAAGCAATTTGCTACCAGAAgtagtaattttatttatttcgaaTTGCATGAAAATTTGAAGTGTTGATTTATATTATAGCAGTGGCCTTCCTATATTTAATAGGTTCTCACTTATCATAGTACTATTATGAGCTGAATTTATTTGATATGAAActgtttgaaaattttgatagaagtttataaaatttgcatttaatgttattttctaaattacaaGTCCATCACTATTGCTTCTGAAAAACCTTagatctttttattttgttgtgcAGATGGATGTTCGAAGCAATTCTGTTGTTCGACAGTCAGCTGCTGCTGTAGACAGAGATAAAGACATAATGCGGCTGGCTAATCATAATGCAGTTCAGGGTGAAGAACGAACTTCACTTGGTATTGATGGTTGGGAAAAGtcaaagatgaagaaaaaacGCTCCTGTATTAAAACGGACTGTCATCCGAACCTGGCTTCAAGTAAAGTGGTTGATGGTTATCGAGACTTGAAGCAGAGCACTCAACAGAAGTCAATGGGTGACTCCCGGACGAGATTGAATGGTGACTCGAACATGTTAAGGTATGACCTATTGACCTGTTGCGTGTACATGATAGCTTTTTGGTGCAGTCAACATACATTGCCCAGTGCTGTTACTTACTATCCTTTTTATTGATTGTTGCCATGTTCTTAGAGGTATGTTCTCCGATTTACGCTGCTTAGATGTACTTAGCTAGCTTCGGTTAATTGCTCTTCACTGTCTCCTTAGTTGCACTTGCACTATTTTATCTGAACTTATGGAAGTATGTACTGGATTGATAAGTTTTAAGCCATAAAATACTTCTTTATCTTGGAGATGCATGAATGTGAGGTGTATACTTCCGCTAACTATATCTCCCTTGGTTTTACGTTGACAATTTTACCCGTGTTTTTTTTGACTGAAGAAATGACCTTGATGCAGATGATTTAATCCATTGAAGTGGGGAAGATTATGGTTTCAAGGGTTCAAATTATGCTGGGATCCTTTTATTTGATATAACTGATCACTTTGTTGTGTTTTACTTCTTTATTTTCTCACCTCCTGTCGATCAGCTGGATTCTGTTTACTTCAACGGTTATTCTATATGTTAAAGTCTcctgtttaatatttttgtaggcaAGTGGCTGGTAATGGAGCTACTGAATATGGTAGATCTGATAACCTCTCTCAGCAGGCAAGCTTGGCTGGGTATTCCCCACTGTCAAGGGGCGATTCTGATCATAATTCTTTGTACCTTGAGAAGAGAGAACGCTCCATAGGTTCAGATAAGGAAAGGGTGAATCTAAGAGCTGTCAACAAGTATGTGTTATATCCGTAGTCACACATTTTGAATCTTTTTAATCATTTACATCCATGAATCACATGGACCTTGattataaaatttcaatttacCATATCATCTCTCTGATGTTTTAGCTACTATTGTTTCTGCTCATTGTTCTGTGTACTTATTACTCTATTGGGTTCTTTGAAGGTCCAATATTCACGATGAATTCAATTCCTCAAGTCTGGTTTCAAACACAAAACCAAATGCTTCAGTTCGCGGGCCTAGAACAGGAACAGGGCTACCTCCGAAACTGTCTCCAGGACTCCATAACACTCCTCCGTCCCCAAGTGACTGGGATATCTCTGGCTGTACAAATAAGCCTCCACCCGTGTCAGGGGTTACACATCGGAAGCGTATGACATCTAATCGGTCTTCGTCACCACCTGTCACTCAATGGGCCAGTCAGAGACCGCAAAAGATATCCCGTACAGCAAGAAGGACGAGTTTAGTTCCCATTGTTTCTAATAAGGACGAGACCTACTTAGATAATATATCAGATGCTGGTTGTAGTGACACTGGGTTTGAATTCTATAAACGCTCGCCAGCTGCTTCTCCTCAATTGAAAATAAGAGGTGAAAGCAGCTTCTCCACAGCAGCTTTTTCAGAAAGTGAAGAATCTGGTCCCCCTGAGATCAAGTCTAAAGACAAGGGGAAACAGTTTGATGAGGTTGATGGGAAAGCTGCACATAATATTCCTAAAGTGTCTATCCCTGCTTTACAATCAAGAAAAGGTAACAAGCGTGCTTCTGGTGAAGAGATTGGGGATGGTGTGAGAAGGCAAGGAAGGACGGGCCGTGGCGGCTTTTCTTCCACAAGATCTCTCAACCCAGTGGGAGTAGAGAAACTTAAGAATGTTGGAACAACGAAACAGCTTCGCAGTGCAAGAACTATCTTGCACAAGAGTGAAAGGTAGAGATCATTCCTATTTTAACCATAGCCTCTAATTTTCTTTCTTctgtgtttgaatttttttcgaCTCCATGATGTTTATCTCATATATTTCTTCGTGAATTCTGTGCAGTAAGGTGGGCCGTCCACCCACTAGGAAACTATCTGATCGCAAGGCTTACAGTCGTCAGAGAGCTACGGCAACAAATGCTTCACCACTTGATTTTTATGGTAAAACAAGTTCAGTTTTAAAAAATGTGCTCGCTTGTCTCCTTTATTTATGGATTACTTACGTTTCTTAGCCGGTTCAGATGATGGTCATGAGGAGCTACAAGCGGCTGTTAACTCAGCCGTaaattttggtaaaatattgtttattcGTTCACTTTTAGGTTGTATACTCAACTTTTGTTTCTGGATTGAATTGTCTTGTCATTGATGCAGCTCAAAATTTTCCCAACTCTTTCTGGAAGCAAATGGACCGCTACTTTTGCTTTATATCCGACGATCATATTAACTTTATGAAGCACCAGGTGAAACCTTTTACTTCATTCTCAGATCTTATTGTTAAGGATATTTGACAGATATATCTCTATTGAGTTATAAGTATTTACACCTGACGTCCTGAACTAATACTGTAATAGTCTAGTTATCTTTCTGGCTTAAGTATAGTTGCTTAGAAATGTGCTACAAGGGAAATTAATGTTTGGATTATACATGGAAATAAGTACCAATAATTTCACTATGCTTGCTCCTTATGATTTATGGTCCCGTATTTATCTGCACCCCATTAACGTAAAGGTAAGggaatcccaaaaaaaaaagtaaaaagaaacGGTGTGAAGTGTCTGTTGGACTTGTTAATGGGAGCAACAAGCATGTAAACTTCAACACATTTTAGATGGTTAATAATGGGCTGCTTTTTCATCCATTTGCAGGGAGAACTCTTCTCCATGGGTCCTTCACCTGTGCTGACACCCCCTGACTTTGATAGCCGTGATTTATATCCTGAGGAACTTGCAACTCGCACTGTCGATTCTAAGGCTTCTCCACTATACCATAGATTGCTATCAGCTTTGATTTCTGAGGACTCGATGAGTGTTAATGAAGATCTCCAAGTTGATGAGTTTGGGGCCATGCATGATCTTGATGACCACTCAGAATTCAGTGTTCTGATGAATAATGGGTTTAGAAACCATGAATGGCTGGAACATGATGAATCAGAGGATGCAATTCTGTTCAAGGGCGTTAATAACTCGGCCTACCACTGCAATGACAAATTTTCAGAGCATTCACCCATTGACTTCTCAAACATTCCTTATGATAAATTGGGGATAGATGAAAAGATTTATCTGGAAGCTCAGTCTATTGGAATATCCTTAGAACCAATGGTATGCAGTCTAGTATCATAGTTATTGAGAAACTTGTTACTGCTATATACTTTTTTGCTGAAGTTTCTTGATATGATGTTCTTGTGTGTTTCTTACAGCCTAGTATCTCAAACGTGGAGGATGAAGGAATCGTTGACGAAATAAAAAAGTTGGAGGAGGCTATCTGCAAGGAGGTCTCTTTCTCATCAAATACTGTAATATTGATTGATTATGGTTTTCTTGTCTGCCTTGCGGGTTTATTTAAGAACTTTATGTGGATTCTGACTTCTCATAAGCAACCCTTGTAAAAGGCCAAAAGCAATATTTGTATGTCCCATGTTTACTTTCTCCAGAGAAAAACACCGTTTGATGGCGTCTCTATGTTATTTTCACAGGGTTttaagaagaaagagatggtTGATAGGCTATTAAAGCCTGCCTTAGAGATGAGAGAAActcaagagaagtatgaattTTCCCTTACTCTGCGTTTTGTGCTCGCCTTTGTGAATATGGATTATGATCTGATGGTTTTGATCTGTGCTTCTTTCCTTTACATAGGGAGTTAGATCAGCTTGGTTATGATAAACTCATCGAGATGGCATATGAGAAAATCAAGGTAAACTAATAACTGGCTCCTATCCAGCATTTTTTCTTGCTTCCCTAGCCAAGTCACTTATCTGCTTAACTCCAAGGTTCTTGGTTGATAACTCTGTCTCGTTTCTTGTACAGGCAAGTCGGCGTCATCACACCGTTGCTGGAAAAAACTCCGCTAACAAGATATCAAAGCAGGCTGCATCGGCTTTTGTTAAAAGGACGCTTGAACGATGCCGTCAGTTCGAAGAGACGGGCAAAAGCTGCTTCAGTGAGCCTGAAATTAAGGATATGTTCATCGCCAGGTTGGCAACAGCTCCTGCGGACAAGGAGGATAATCCGTCGACTTCAAGTACGATGTATTTACTAAAATAACGGCTTCTATTTACATACATATTCGCTCTACTAATTTGAGTCCTAATGCCTTTTCCCCTGACAGCACCCATTGGCTCACAGCCAAGCTCTACTTCTTTGGCACGCGTTGGGCAGAACTTGGAGAACTATGCCAATTGTTCTGATGCTGAAAATGCTTTACGAGAGCAAACGATAGGGAGAGAAGATACAGTTTGGTCCAATAGGGTCAAGAAGAGAGAGTTACTTCTTGATGATGTTGGTATTATTGGGACACAACTCTCAAGTAGTACAAAGGGAAAGAGAAGTGAGAGGGACAGAGATGGGAAAGGCCAGGCTTCATCTAGAAGCGGGACCAATAAGATCGGTCGGCCTTCCCTGTTCAATGCCAATGGTGAAAGAAAACAGAAAGCAAAGCCGAAGCAGGAGACAAATCAGATATCTTCATTTGTTAGG belongs to Brassica rapa cultivar Chiifu-401-42 chromosome A07, CAAS_Brap_v3.01, whole genome shotgun sequence and includes:
- the LOC103828303 gene encoding serine/threonine-protein kinase tricorner; this encodes MESFSETDHEEVAAKMTSEVGENFEDEGLVSNSTLEKVAAAKKYIEDHYNKRMRHIQQRKERRLVLEQKIASLDVSEKEQLELLEDLQRKETEYTRLMRNRLCVDDFDLLSIIGRGAFGEVRLCREKKTGNIYAMKKLKKSEMLSRGQVEHVRSERNLLAEVASDCIVKLYYSFQDPEYLYLIMEYLSGGDVMTLLMREETLTETVARFYIAQSILAIESIHKHNYVHRDIKPDNLLLDKHGHMKLSDFGLCKPLDCRNISAMNVNEPLNDENTNESIDDDENCSIGRRGRRWKSPLEQLQHWQINRRKLAYSTVGTPDYIAPEVLLKKGYGVECDWWSLGAIMYEMLVGYPPFYSDDPVTTCRKIVSWRTQLVFPDDARLTPEARDLICSLLCDSDHRLGSHGAGAEQIKAHPWFKDVEWEKLYEMDAAFKPVVNGELDTQNFMKFDEVDCPKPTRTGSGPSWKVSITPQNINFVGYTYRNFDAVRSSRHSLDIKGSLSPPRSSTDSTRSDSAIDYALLSTVDASQQ